In Candidatus Bathyarchaeia archaeon, the following are encoded in one genomic region:
- a CDS encoding class I SAM-dependent methyltransferase family protein — translation MKKKLKMLLAEVLSPDELQSVCNSYDIVGDIAIIRVSEEAKMFCKTVAEAIIAVHKNVKTVLAQTSPVTGDFRLRKLEHVAGENKTVTVHRESECLFSVDVEKCYFSPRLFFERMRIARLVENNEVVVNMFGGVGCFSIIIAKHSNAQKVYSIDVNRAAVQYLEDNVRLNRVYGKVIPLLGDAKEVIETRLRHIANRVLMPLPEKALEYLPYALSTLKKTGGWIHFYYFEHAKKNENPIEKVKAKVAEKLEHLGAAFEIPFGRVVRTTGPNWYQIVLDIKIVQRI, via the coding sequence TTGAAGAAAAAATTAAAGATGCTTTTAGCAGAAGTTCTTTCCCCCGACGAATTGCAATCCGTTTGTAACTCCTATGATATTGTAGGAGACATAGCGATTATACGTGTCTCAGAAGAAGCAAAAATGTTCTGTAAAACCGTAGCCGAAGCTATTATAGCGGTGCATAAAAATGTCAAAACTGTTTTAGCACAAACAAGCCCAGTTACGGGAGATTTTAGACTTCGAAAACTGGAACATGTTGCTGGTGAAAACAAGACTGTTACAGTTCACAGAGAATCGGAATGCTTGTTTTCTGTCGATGTTGAGAAATGCTATTTTTCGCCCCGGCTTTTCTTCGAGAGAATGCGGATTGCGAGACTGGTTGAAAATAACGAAGTAGTCGTTAACATGTTCGGCGGGGTCGGCTGTTTCTCCATAATTATTGCCAAGCATTCGAACGCTCAAAAAGTCTATTCGATTGATGTTAATCGTGCAGCAGTTCAGTATTTGGAAGACAATGTCAGGTTGAATAGAGTTTATGGAAAAGTTATCCCTTTATTAGGTGATGCAAAAGAAGTTATTGAAACAAGGCTACGCCACATTGCAAATAGAGTTTTGATGCCTCTGCCAGAAAAAGCGCTAGAGTATCTGCCTTATGCCTTATCGACTTTGAAGAAAACCGGTGGATGGATACATTTTTACTATTTTGAACATGCCAAGAAAAATGAGAATCCAATCGAAAAAGTTAAGGCGAAAGTCGCAGAAAAACTTGAACACCTTGGTGCTGCCTTCGAAATCCCATTCGGTCGAGTTGTCAGAACAACTGGTCCAAACTGGTATCAAATAGTTTTAGACATCAAGATAGTCCAGCGAATATGA
- a CDS encoding DUF3795 domain-containing protein, which produces MNTEAGMCGIYCECCPVYKRKEKRCFGCDWVNEQLRKVRDSHRGCAFWECAKEKNVKSCFLCKEFPCLLHYGKEAVYTAEALNMWKELIEKGFSFEEA; this is translated from the coding sequence TTGAATACTGAAGCGGGCATGTGTGGCATATACTGTGAATGTTGCCCAGTTTACAAGCGCAAAGAAAAACGATGTTTCGGATGCGATTGGGTTAATGAACAGTTGAGAAAAGTTAGAGATTCTCATAGAGGATGCGCATTTTGGGAGTGCGCGAAAGAAAAGAACGTGAAATCTTGTTTTCTATGCAAGGAGTTTCCGTGTCTACTGCACTATGGAAAAGAAGCAGTCTATACTGCTGAAGCTTTGAATATGTGGAAGGAGCTCATTGAAAAAGGATTTAGTTTTGAGGAAGCCTAA
- a CDS encoding Trm112 family protein, which produces MKKKLMEILACPIDKHHPLELHVFEEKAEIVEGLIVCPKCLRWYPIRDEIPEMLPDELRKEAEDLPFLEKWKEKVPEKVRREGKPFNLKG; this is translated from the coding sequence ATCAAAAAGAAACTGATGGAAATATTGGCTTGTCCAATTGACAAGCATCACCCACTGGAATTGCACGTGTTCGAAGAAAAAGCCGAAATAGTTGAAGGCTTAATCGTTTGTCCTAAATGTTTAAGATGGTATCCAATACGCGACGAGATTCCAGAAATGCTGCCTGACGAATTGCGGAAAGAAGCTGAAGATTTGCCGTTCTTAGAAAAGTGGAAGGAGAAGGTTCCAGAGAAGGTTCGGCGTGAAGGTAAGCCTTTCAACTTGAAAGGTTAG
- a CDS encoding Gfo/Idh/MocA family oxidoreductase, which produces MKKLGVAVIGTGFWGRNHARVFKELEETELLAVCDIDAEKAKSVAKQFGVKPYTNTGKLLKREDIEAVSVCTWSTSLAKEALKALKAGKHVLVEKPMAANTKQAEKLLETAKKEKLHLTVGFLMRFIPGLQHIRKAVENKTLGEIVCATSKRVSQWPERIGDVGVVKDTAIHDIDVMRYLFDEEPIAVYAKTGNMRHKKFEDYAQIMLTFESGKSALIESNWLTPYKTRILIVTGSAAIMKLDYITQELTVEDAKETVQPRYPWQEPLKLELKHFANCVMKKEKPLITGMDGLKALQIAEAALKSSATGKVVELK; this is translated from the coding sequence ATGAAAAAACTAGGCGTAGCAGTGATTGGAACAGGCTTCTGGGGACGAAACCACGCCAGAGTATTCAAGGAATTAGAAGAGACAGAACTTTTAGCCGTCTGCGACATTGACGCTGAAAAAGCAAAGAGCGTGGCTAAACAATTCGGAGTAAAACCTTACACAAACACAGGAAAACTGTTGAAAAGAGAAGATATAGAAGCAGTGAGCGTTTGCACATGGTCAACAAGCCTCGCAAAAGAAGCCCTAAAAGCACTGAAAGCCGGAAAACACGTTCTAGTTGAGAAGCCCATGGCTGCAAACACGAAACAAGCAGAAAAACTGTTAGAAACAGCCAAAAAAGAAAAATTGCACCTCACCGTCGGCTTTTTAATGCGATTTATTCCTGGACTACAGCACATTAGAAAAGCTGTTGAGAACAAGACACTTGGCGAAATTGTATGTGCAACATCAAAGAGAGTTTCTCAGTGGCCAGAAAGAATAGGCGACGTTGGCGTAGTTAAAGACACAGCCATACACGACATAGACGTAATGAGATACTTATTCGATGAGGAGCCAATAGCTGTTTACGCCAAAACCGGAAACATGAGACACAAAAAATTCGAAGACTACGCACAAATAATGCTTACCTTTGAAAGCGGAAAAAGCGCTTTAATTGAGTCCAACTGGCTGACACCATACAAAACACGAATACTAATAGTTACCGGAAGCGCGGCAATAATGAAACTGGATTATATCACACAAGAATTAACTGTGGAAGACGCAAAAGAAACCGTGCAGCCGCGATATCCATGGCAAGAACCACTGAAACTTGAGCTTAAACACTTCGCAAACTGCGTCATGAAAAAGGAAAAACCACTAATAACAGGGATGGATGGCTTAAAAGCCCTTCAAATCGCCGAGGCAGCGTTGAAATCCTCTGCAACAGGCAAAGTTGTAGAACTAAAATAA
- a CDS encoding nucleotide sugar dehydrogenase, with amino-acid sequence MSPTMLNIKPEEIDTPEKCGNYTISIIGCRETGILHAYLFAEAGFKVTCADTDQTVVNAITKGKIPFLKRENELKLKSYVKTELLSAISDIRTAASKSDVAVITTSVKIDKKKKPDYSEIESVCKQVGLGLHRGALVIIVSTTGVGVIEGLIRETLENTSGLKVGTDFGLAYSPIQIFEGQTLEKLANHKRIVAATDKDSLNAASMILEKVSKNGVRKVENIKVAEATALLETVHHDVNVALVNELAVLCEKLGVDTLEVCKLANASNNSAIPFPQITPEETQEKPYLLLDDAENLDAKLRLPAIARDINGEMIKHAINLTKDALKTCGKTLRRARISLFGISQLQNMRGTPKKMVKELAEMLEARGARVNLCDPYFSGEELSGIHHVFSRNLFEAAEGADCILILTGHEQLKRLNLKKLKVLMKMPAAIIDFEGIVEPDKIEKEGFIYRGLGRGVWTK; translated from the coding sequence ATGTCACCAACAATGCTAAACATAAAACCGGAAGAAATCGACACGCCAGAAAAATGTGGAAACTATACAATCAGTATAATAGGCTGCAGAGAAACCGGCATTCTCCACGCCTACCTTTTTGCTGAGGCGGGATTCAAAGTCACATGTGCAGATACAGACCAAACAGTAGTAAATGCAATAACAAAGGGAAAAATTCCTTTTTTAAAGCGTGAAAATGAGCTTAAATTGAAGAGCTACGTAAAAACAGAGTTATTAAGCGCAATAAGCGACATACGCACAGCTGCTTCCAAAAGCGATGTTGCGGTCATAACGACTTCTGTGAAAATCGATAAGAAGAAAAAACCTGATTATTCAGAAATTGAAAGCGTCTGCAAACAAGTTGGTTTAGGTCTTCATCGTGGCGCCTTAGTAATTATCGTAAGCACCACAGGGGTCGGCGTCATAGAAGGATTAATTAGAGAAACTTTGGAAAACACTTCTGGACTTAAGGTTGGAACTGATTTCGGTTTAGCTTACAGTCCAATTCAAATCTTTGAGGGACAAACATTAGAAAAATTGGCGAATCATAAACGAATTGTGGCAGCAACAGACAAAGACAGCTTAAATGCGGCATCGATGATTCTTGAGAAAGTTTCAAAGAATGGCGTTAGAAAAGTAGAAAACATAAAGGTAGCGGAAGCAACTGCACTCCTTGAAACAGTACACCACGACGTTAATGTAGCACTTGTTAATGAGTTGGCTGTTTTATGCGAAAAATTAGGTGTAGATACTCTCGAAGTCTGCAAGCTTGCGAACGCTAGTAATAACTCAGCAATTCCTTTCCCACAAATCACTCCAGAAGAAACACAGGAAAAACCATATCTGCTATTAGACGACGCTGAGAACCTCGATGCAAAACTCCGCTTACCCGCAATCGCTAGAGACATAAATGGCGAAATGATTAAACACGCAATTAACTTGACAAAGGACGCCTTGAAAACATGTGGAAAAACGTTAAGACGAGCGCGAATTTCTTTGTTCGGAATTTCACAACTACAAAACATGAGGGGCACTCCAAAAAAAATGGTAAAAGAACTCGCTGAAATGCTGGAAGCAAGAGGCGCCAGAGTCAACCTTTGCGACCCATACTTTTCAGGAGAAGAATTATCGGGCATACATCACGTGTTTAGCAGAAACTTGTTTGAAGCTGCAGAAGGTGCAGACTGCATATTAATACTCACGGGACACGAACAACTTAAACGTCTAAACTTAAAAAAACTGAAAGTCTTAATGAAAATGCCGGCGGCAATCATCGATTTTGAGGGAATCGTTGAACCGGACAAAATTGAAAAGGAAGGCTTCATATACCGTGGCTTAGGAAGAGGAGTGTGGACAAAATGA
- the glmM gene encoding phosphoglucosamine mutase — MQSSKRLFGTNGIRGLANKELTPEVAIKIGCAIGTFFKRGTLIVGYDARTSGPMLAKAVISGLNATGCDVLFAGMAPTPALQYAVKTERTDGAVIITASHNPPEYNGIKVVWNDGIELSREQEIEIEKIFFQDKIRYAEWNKLGETHELPGIIDDYVEAIKTHVDVARIAKKHYHIVVDAANSVGNLAAPKLLRDLGCKITTLNGNIDGTFPGRLPEPRLENLNDLALTVDAVGADLGVAYDGDADRSVFVDEKGEIYWGDKTFALIEKYFLQENPGEKIVTPVSSSTLIKDVADAYGGELVWTKVGSVTVAQTMKKLKAKLGGEENGGVFYGPHQSVRDGAMTTALILDIMAKTSQKLSKLLGDLPKYFIEKGKVECSETLKEAVLKKLTEQVKGLRISTIDGVKIWFEDKSSILIRPSGTEPIYRLYAEAKTEKKAQELVREYTLKLEKIIKSLKS; from the coding sequence ATGCAAAGCTCGAAACGCTTGTTTGGAACAAACGGAATCCGCGGATTAGCCAACAAAGAGTTAACTCCGGAAGTTGCGATTAAGATTGGATGCGCAATAGGCACATTTTTCAAGCGAGGAACGCTCATAGTTGGATATGACGCTAGAACAAGCGGTCCAATGCTTGCAAAGGCGGTTATTTCTGGGTTAAACGCAACCGGATGTGACGTGCTTTTTGCTGGTATGGCGCCTACACCCGCATTACAATATGCGGTCAAAACAGAAAGAACAGACGGCGCAGTAATAATAACCGCGTCGCATAATCCACCAGAATACAATGGAATAAAAGTTGTTTGGAATGATGGAATCGAACTTTCTCGCGAACAAGAAATAGAAATTGAGAAAATATTTTTCCAAGATAAAATACGCTACGCAGAATGGAACAAACTAGGCGAAACACACGAACTGCCGGGAATAATTGACGACTACGTAGAAGCCATAAAAACACATGTTGACGTTGCAAGAATAGCGAAAAAACATTACCACATCGTTGTTGACGCAGCAAACAGCGTCGGCAACCTAGCCGCGCCAAAACTACTTCGAGATTTAGGGTGCAAAATCACAACATTAAACGGAAACATTGACGGAACCTTCCCGGGAAGATTACCGGAACCTCGCCTAGAAAACCTCAATGATTTAGCTTTAACCGTGGACGCTGTGGGTGCAGATTTAGGCGTAGCCTATGATGGAGACGCTGACCGTTCAGTTTTTGTTGACGAAAAGGGGGAAATTTACTGGGGAGACAAAACCTTCGCGTTAATAGAAAAATATTTTTTGCAAGAAAATCCAGGCGAAAAGATTGTCACGCCCGTGAGTTCTTCAACTTTGATTAAGGACGTAGCTGACGCTTACGGTGGAGAACTTGTATGGACTAAGGTTGGAAGCGTCACAGTCGCACAGACCATGAAAAAACTGAAGGCAAAACTTGGCGGAGAAGAAAATGGCGGAGTCTTTTATGGACCGCACCAATCAGTCAGAGACGGCGCGATGACGACAGCCCTAATTTTAGACATTATGGCGAAAACAAGCCAAAAACTATCAAAGCTTCTTGGAGATTTGCCAAAATATTTTATTGAAAAAGGCAAAGTGGAATGCTCTGAAACGCTTAAAGAGGCTGTTCTGAAAAAGCTGACTGAGCAAGTAAAAGGATTGAGAATAAGCACTATTGACGGCGTCAAAATATGGTTTGAAGACAAAAGCTCTATTTTGATTCGCCCAAGCGGAACAGAACCCATTTATCGGTTGTATGCAGAAGCCAAAACAGAGAAGAAAGCACAAGAACTTGTCCGCGAGTACACCTTAAAACTAGAAAAAATAATTAAGAGTTTGAAGAGTTAA
- a CDS encoding NDP-sugar synthase, whose product MKALILAGGFGTRLRPLSCTRPKILFPIVNKSLLEWTFERLAKNGIDEVVLAVSYQTETFIKLSRVPKHGIHITYSRDPLRKPLGTGGPIKKAQKLIGYDASFLVINGDIFADVNYAELLKRHKEKHALATIALHKVEDPSRFGVAELAENGRIKRFVEKPERKKAPSDLINAGVYAFNPEIFEYIPEGRKVSLEREVFPELAEKGILHGYVFDGLWTDIGKPEDYLETNKTLLSSAAKHQKLNTKGNVEIRSPVAFDKGVSVGEKSVIGPFSVLGRNVNVGKSVQIRESVIFPDTAISDFSTINNAIIGENVAIGANVKIAKGCVIGDHAKIKDDVSLASGVWVCPAKEVSESVLTPKCIA is encoded by the coding sequence TTGAAGGCTTTGATTCTTGCTGGAGGCTTCGGCACGAGGTTGAGACCGCTGAGTTGCACAAGACCTAAGATTCTATTTCCAATAGTCAACAAGTCCTTGTTAGAATGGACTTTTGAAAGGCTAGCTAAAAATGGAATAGATGAGGTTGTGTTAGCTGTCAGCTACCAAACAGAAACTTTCATTAAACTTTCACGGGTTCCAAAACATGGAATACACATTACTTATTCTCGAGATCCGCTAAGAAAACCACTGGGCACAGGCGGACCAATAAAGAAGGCTCAGAAACTAATTGGTTATGACGCATCTTTTTTGGTTATAAACGGAGACATTTTTGCTGATGTAAACTATGCTGAATTATTGAAGAGACATAAAGAGAAGCATGCTTTAGCAACGATTGCCCTTCATAAGGTCGAAGACCCAAGCAGATTCGGAGTAGCAGAACTAGCAGAGAATGGACGCATAAAGAGGTTTGTGGAGAAGCCCGAACGTAAAAAGGCTCCGTCTGATTTGATAAATGCTGGAGTGTACGCCTTTAACCCTGAAATCTTCGAGTACATTCCAGAAGGAAGAAAAGTGTCTCTTGAACGTGAAGTTTTTCCAGAACTCGCTGAAAAAGGCATACTTCATGGGTATGTTTTTGATGGTTTATGGACGGATATAGGTAAGCCGGAAGACTATTTGGAAACTAACAAGACTTTGCTGTCTTCCGCTGCAAAGCACCAAAAGTTGAATACTAAAGGTAACGTTGAGATAAGAAGCCCTGTGGCTTTTGACAAGGGAGTTTCAGTAGGAGAAAAGTCAGTCATTGGTCCTTTTTCAGTTTTAGGACGAAACGTTAATGTCGGCAAAAGCGTTCAAATACGGGAATCCGTGATTTTCCCAGACACAGCAATATCTGATTTTTCAACAATAAACAACGCGATAATCGGCGAAAACGTGGCTATAGGAGCAAACGTTAAAATTGCAAAAGGATGCGTAATAGGAGACCACGCAAAAATAAAAGACGATGTGTCACTTGCAAGCGGAGTATGGGTGTGCCCTGCAAAGGAAGTTTCAGAAAGCGTATTAACGCCAAAATGCATCGCTTAA
- a CDS encoding creatininase family protein, whose protein sequence is MPKPPARIKAFNLFTVQMQILYHSPLNISDFVKVKQLKVLLHEMSWSEAKKYFTKNDIAILPVGSNEQHGLQNPLGTDHLIAKAIAEETSKRTGVLCLQVVPFGVSSHHKQFWGTIFISPKTFKNYVKEACLALNYYGVEKIVIVNGHGGNLHALTELARELREKGIFISVFQWWPAASKLLPNIFNSEERGHAGAEETSVNLALHPQLVNMEKAVDEETRKHKMQIEGVTLPLDTADYTSSGVFGVSRTASAKKGKKIFEVVVGELVRHVELLKNTKIEDLMQKPRA, encoded by the coding sequence GTGCCGAAGCCTCCAGCAAGAATCAAAGCCTTCAACTTGTTCACCGTTCAAATGCAAATTTTATATCATTCGCCTCTTAATATAAGCGATTTCGTGAAGGTGAAACAGTTGAAAGTTTTGTTGCATGAGATGAGCTGGAGTGAAGCCAAAAAATACTTCACTAAGAACGACATCGCCATTTTGCCCGTCGGTTCCAACGAGCAACACGGTCTTCAGAACCCGCTTGGAACAGACCATCTAATAGCTAAGGCGATAGCTGAAGAAACCTCCAAACGCACTGGCGTTTTATGTTTGCAAGTCGTTCCCTTCGGCGTCAGTTCACATCATAAACAGTTTTGGGGAACCATTTTCATCTCGCCTAAAACATTCAAAAACTACGTGAAAGAAGCATGTCTCGCACTGAATTATTATGGCGTAGAGAAAATTGTAATAGTAAATGGGCACGGCGGCAATCTTCATGCTCTTACTGAACTGGCTCGAGAACTGCGAGAAAAAGGAATCTTCATCTCAGTCTTTCAGTGGTGGCCTGCGGCGAGCAAACTTTTGCCAAACATTTTCAATTCTGAAGAAAGAGGGCACGCTGGCGCGGAAGAAACGTCGGTAAATTTGGCTTTGCATCCGCAATTGGTCAACATGGAAAAGGCGGTTGATGAGGAAACGCGCAAGCATAAAATGCAAATAGAAGGCGTGACACTTCCTTTGGATACCGCAGACTATACAAGCTCTGGGGTCTTTGGCGTTTCAAGAACGGCTTCTGCAAAGAAGGGAAAGAAGATTTTTGAGGTTGTGGTTGGCGAACTAGTTAGGCATGTGGAATTGCTTAAAAACACGAAAATTGAGGATTTAATGCAAAAACCTAGGGCTTAA
- the guaA gene encoding glutamine-hydrolyzing GMP synthase — protein MKYDTILVLDFGGQYCHLIGRRIREHGVYSEIVAHDTKPEEIELLKEKFNVKGLIFSGGPASVYEPNAPKPNQHILDVGLPILGLCYGHQLIAQMVGGKVETAKEREYGIAYVTINKPVGVLKGLNAKEKVWMSHGDTVFSIPADYEVLAHTENCPVAAFRHKKKPIYGLQWHPEVVHTEKGNRMLQNFIFEVCKCEANWKMEDIIEKMTAEIKAQVGEGKAIIALSGGIDSSVATALAAKAIGNRLTAVFVDHGFMRENEPEFVKNVFQKFKLNLIIADAQERFLKKLKGVTDPEKKRKIIGEEFIRVFEEIAEKVGADYLIQGTIYPDRIESGFRKFSDKIKTHHNVAGLPIKIKFKKIIEPLRDLYKDEVRRVAKMLGLPKEIVFRQPFPGPGLAVRIIGELTPEKVRIAKKADKIVREEIEKSGLEENLWQYFAVLTDTKATGVKGDARAYGYVVAVRFVESREAMTASFAKIPYEVLERISTRITNEISEVTRVVYDITHKPPATIEWE, from the coding sequence ATGAAATACGACACAATACTCGTGCTTGACTTTGGCGGACAATACTGCCACCTCATAGGAAGACGAATAAGAGAGCATGGAGTTTACTCGGAAATCGTTGCTCACGACACAAAACCAGAAGAAATTGAGCTTCTAAAAGAAAAGTTCAACGTGAAAGGACTCATTTTTTCAGGCGGACCAGCAAGCGTTTACGAGCCAAACGCGCCAAAACCCAACCAGCACATCCTAGATGTGGGACTGCCAATTCTGGGATTGTGTTATGGACATCAACTTATTGCTCAAATGGTTGGAGGAAAAGTTGAAACAGCAAAAGAAAGAGAGTATGGAATAGCATACGTAACCATTAACAAGCCAGTAGGCGTTTTGAAGGGATTAAACGCAAAAGAAAAAGTGTGGATGAGCCACGGTGACACTGTCTTCTCAATTCCCGCTGACTATGAAGTGTTAGCGCATACAGAAAACTGCCCAGTCGCAGCGTTCAGACACAAGAAAAAACCAATTTATGGTTTGCAGTGGCATCCGGAAGTTGTGCACACAGAAAAAGGAAACAGAATGCTCCAAAACTTCATTTTCGAAGTCTGCAAATGCGAAGCAAACTGGAAAATGGAAGACATCATAGAAAAGATGACGGCAGAAATAAAAGCGCAAGTTGGCGAAGGAAAAGCCATAATAGCCCTAAGCGGAGGCATAGACTCCAGCGTCGCCACAGCCCTAGCAGCAAAGGCCATAGGCAACAGACTTACAGCAGTATTTGTCGACCATGGATTCATGCGCGAAAACGAACCAGAATTCGTAAAAAACGTCTTCCAAAAATTCAAACTAAACCTTATAATCGCAGATGCACAAGAACGATTCTTGAAGAAACTTAAAGGAGTTACAGACCCGGAGAAGAAACGCAAAATCATCGGCGAAGAGTTCATCCGCGTCTTCGAGGAAATTGCTGAAAAAGTAGGTGCTGACTACTTAATCCAGGGAACCATATATCCCGACAGAATTGAGTCTGGATTCAGAAAATTCTCAGACAAAATAAAAACCCACCACAACGTAGCGGGTTTACCAATTAAAATCAAATTCAAAAAAATCATTGAGCCACTACGCGACTTATACAAGGACGAGGTTCGAAGAGTCGCTAAAATGCTTGGATTGCCAAAAGAAATAGTTTTCAGACAACCTTTTCCTGGTCCGGGACTCGCAGTCAGAATAATTGGTGAATTAACTCCGGAGAAAGTTAGGATAGCCAAAAAAGCAGACAAGATTGTACGCGAAGAAATTGAGAAGAGTGGATTGGAAGAGAATTTGTGGCAGTACTTCGCCGTTTTGACAGACACCAAAGCTACGGGCGTGAAAGGCGACGCGCGAGCCTACGGGTATGTTGTCGCAGTCCGTTTTGTAGAAAGCCGCGAAGCAATGACGGCTAGTTTCGCAAAAATCCCGTATGAGGTGTTGGAGAGAATTTCTACAAGGATTACAAATGAAATATCAGAAGTTACGCGTGTTGTCTATGACATAACGCATAAGCCGCCGGCAACGATTGAATGGGAATGA
- the glnA gene encoding type I glutamate--ammonia ligase, producing MEYAQNIDMCLKLIKSADYILLHFTDLLGYLKGRTIPAEEAENALKEGVGFDGSSIIGGVGIEESDMVMKPDPSTFTVCPYYFYDKGVASFICQVHKPNGEHLESDPRHICKQTIQKTLKEGYTPTAAAELEFYLVQKNTEGEVYPVENHLIDKQRYFDIAPGRDITEAYRMDLSNALFAMGITVERQHHEVGSAQNEITFRYSDPQTTSDNIMRYKFAAKAVADKKYGWTATFMPKPWHGKPGSGMHVHLGLRNPKNGENLFYDPKGYAHLSQKCRYFIGGLLEHARALCAIVAPTVNSYKRLVPGYEAPVYVAWSKRNRSALIRVPEYFPGKEREARIEFRCPDPLCNPYLAYAVIFEAGLDGIRKNIDAGDPVDANVYHLTEAERKKLGIQILPTSLKEALEEWNSDDICKQALGKENAEKYMELKMQEWKEYEPHQPNDKSQVTSWELQKYLYA from the coding sequence ATGGAATACGCACAGAACATTGACATGTGCCTAAAACTAATAAAAAGCGCAGATTACATTCTCTTACATTTCACAGACCTACTCGGCTATTTAAAAGGCAGAACCATCCCAGCAGAAGAAGCAGAAAACGCCCTAAAAGAAGGCGTCGGCTTCGACGGCTCTTCCATAATCGGCGGAGTCGGCATAGAAGAAAGCGACATGGTAATGAAACCCGACCCATCCACATTCACAGTTTGCCCATACTACTTCTACGACAAAGGTGTTGCAAGCTTCATCTGCCAAGTACACAAACCAAACGGCGAACACTTAGAAAGCGACCCAAGACACATCTGCAAACAAACTATACAAAAAACATTAAAAGAAGGATATACGCCAACAGCCGCAGCCGAACTAGAATTCTACCTAGTCCAAAAAAACACGGAAGGCGAAGTTTACCCAGTGGAGAATCACCTCATAGACAAACAAAGATACTTTGACATAGCGCCTGGACGAGACATAACAGAAGCTTACCGGATGGATTTATCCAACGCCCTATTCGCCATGGGAATCACTGTTGAAAGACAACACCACGAAGTAGGCTCAGCACAAAACGAAATAACATTCAGATACTCAGACCCCCAAACCACTTCAGACAACATCATGCGCTACAAGTTCGCAGCAAAAGCAGTAGCAGACAAAAAATACGGTTGGACAGCAACATTCATGCCAAAACCGTGGCACGGCAAACCCGGCAGCGGCATGCATGTTCACTTAGGACTGCGCAACCCAAAAAATGGAGAAAACCTATTCTACGACCCGAAAGGCTACGCGCACCTTTCGCAAAAATGCCGATATTTCATCGGCGGCTTACTAGAACATGCCCGAGCACTCTGCGCGATTGTTGCGCCAACAGTTAACAGTTACAAAAGACTTGTGCCTGGCTACGAAGCCCCAGTGTACGTGGCGTGGAGCAAGAGAAACCGCTCTGCATTGATTAGAGTGCCAGAATATTTCCCTGGAAAAGAAAGAGAAGCAAGAATAGAGTTCAGATGCCCAGACCCGCTTTGCAACCCGTACTTGGCTTATGCCGTGATTTTTGAAGCTGGATTAGACGGTATCAGAAAAAATATTGATGCTGGCGACCCCGTGGACGCCAATGTTTATCACTTAACAGAAGCAGAACGCAAGAAGTTAGGCATCCAGATTTTGCCAACATCACTTAAAGAAGCCTTAGAAGAATGGAACAGCGACGACATCTGCAAACAAGCTTTAGGCAAGGAAAACGCGGAAAAATACATGGAGCTTAAAATGCAAGAGTGGAAAGAATATGAACCACACCAGCCCAACGACAAAAGCCAAGTAACCAGTTGGGAACTGCAAAAATATCTCTATGCATAG
- a CDS encoding Lrp/AsnC family transcriptional regulator, whose translation MDLDETDVKILKALTSDARLSSRQIANQCDISIGTVLSRIKRMEKEGIIKGYSALLDHEKLGYELTVVSEITVSKGRLLEVENEIARLPNVCCVYDVTGLIDAVIIAKFKNREELSKFTKRLLAIPYVERTNTHVVLTTIKEDFRLT comes from the coding sequence ATGGATTTGGATGAAACAGACGTCAAAATATTGAAGGCGTTAACTTCTGATGCGCGGCTTTCGTCGCGGCAGATAGCCAACCAATGCGACATTTCCATAGGCACTGTTTTGTCTCGGATAAAGCGGATGGAAAAAGAAGGAATAATAAAGGGCTATTCGGCGCTGCTTGACCATGAAAAACTCGGGTATGAATTAACAGTTGTCAGCGAAATAACCGTTTCTAAGGGTAGACTTTTGGAAGTGGAAAATGAGATTGCACGTTTGCCGAATGTTTGTTGCGTGTATGACGTGACGGGCTTGATAGACGCGGTCATAATTGCGAAATTCAAAAACAGAGAAGAACTAAGCAAGTTCACGAAAAGGCTTCTGGCAATACCTTACGTGGAAAGAACAAACACGCACGTCGTGTTAACGACGATAAAGGAAGACTTCCGCCTAACCTAA